GGCAGTGGCAGTGGCAGTGGCAGTGGCAGTAGTAGCAGTGTCGTGGTCAGCAGGAGAGGCAGCGGTGCGACGGGCGAACTGTCGCGCGCGGTGATAGTGGGCATTCCCCTGGGCGACCCGCGTCTGACCCAGCCCACCGCGCTGGAGGCCGCGCCCACGGGCGCGGGCAAACCCAAGCGCAATACCTTCGCGTGCACCAACTGCCACTCACAAAAGTCGAAGTGCGTGCCCTCGGACGTCAGCGACATCTACCGCAAGCCCTGCGTGCGCTGCCACAAGCGGCGCAAGCTGTGCAAGTTCGACCTCTCGCGCAGGACAaggcgccgccgccgcgaGAGCGACACTTCTGTCGAGGCGCAGGGCTCGCGTGATAGCCCGCAATACCTCGCGCCAACCGCGGACCGTCCCGTGGCGGAGCCTGAGGCCGCGCATTCGGCACTGCCCCTACCGCCGTTGTCGATGGCACGGGTGGCAGCACCGGCGCCCAAGGCGCCGACTCAAACAGAGGCCGCTGCCCAGGGTGAGAGCGAGTCCAAGCGCCGCCATTTCCGTAGCTCGTTGCAGCGcgagctccagctcttgcTTGCCTCGCAACGCGAAAACCTAAACGCAGTTACCGATAGGTTAACACAGCTCTCTGACAAATGGAACGACGTTATCGAGAACAGCGTCGGCGTCCCGCTAGCGTTGGACCCAGTCACTCTAGGTATCATCACCAGAGAGCAGGCGCAGCTCAGGCTTGACCTGTATCGCTCGGACATCTCGAACAAGTTCCGGCTCCCATTTGTCAAGATACCTGCCGATCTAGAACTCGACGAATTCCGCGAAAAGGAACCTATTCTTTTCGTGACGGTAATGGCCACTGTCTCGCTTATGCTGAAGCGCGACCAGTCCAACGACGACCAAAACATGAAATTGGATAACTTCGCACTTGGCTTGATATCGCACCACATGATGCGGCTAGGCGATAAGTCTTTTGAGCTACTGAAGTCGCTTCTGACCCTCTGTCTGTGGTACAATTTCCCCGAGTGGTCAAATCGGACTCGGTTCCACTTCTTCAACTACATTTGTTGCTGCCTAATCCGGGACCTTATTCCTGTCAAAAGACCAAGGCTATTCTCGATGATGAATAACAAGGCCTTACCTGCAGAAGACGAGTCTGCTACGATTGAacagtttttgtttcagaACGAAAGCTTCGCCCGGCTGGTCATTCTGGTCTACGTTTCTGCATTAAACATCAACATTTTCTTGCGGCAGCCTGTCCAAAACAGATGGGGATCACTGCAAGATACAGCATCACGCATCATTTTACTTTTTGAGTCGGGTCCTCGCTCCCTTTACCAGCGTGAAGAGGACGAAATTCTTCTGACTTTTGCAAAGCTCAATCGCATTCTGGAGACTGTCCATATAAAGCTACACGAAGCTGAAGACGAGCATTTGTATTGCCAAGAGGGGCCGATACCGAGCGCGCAGCTCAACCTAATAGCCAAACTTCAGGTTGATCTGCAGATTGTTTACAACGAAATACCCTCTGGTAGAGCACGCGCCCTGGCCTTTTTCCACTCGGTCGAGGCTTATCTGCACGAGTGgttgttttcaagatttaTGGCTAGGTTTCCAGACCATTCAGTCATTAGAGACCTACCCTCGGAAGTCTCAGAATCTTTTAACAAGTTCGCGCAATCCTGCATAAGCGCAATGCAcgaatttttgaagctcacGCCTGAGCTCATTGCATCTCTGCCTCTTTTTCACATTTCCAGGGTAGTTTACACGGTTGGAATGCTTCTGCTGAGAGTCAGATACACTACTATGACGGTGCCTgctttcaattttttgaagcaatCAACGCAGTCTGCCGTTCCTCTTGTGAAGCAAATTTCTCACTTGCTGAATGACAGTGCTGCATTGTTCCCCTACAACAACTTTCTTTCCAAGCTTCGATATGTCGTGGCTCTATTTGTTCAAATCTACGCGAACAAATTAAAGGCATTCTTTGAGGACCCGAAAACTTACCCTGAGAACGCATGCCGCGTTCCAGTTACCAGCATACTAACGCCAACTCCACCACAAAATTCCGTGCCAATGTTACTGAACCCAGTTTCGCCTCCAGGCTCTCGCAGCCCAGTAAGCGGAACACCCGCACCGGAGGCCAGACAGCCTGGTTCGGAGGTATCGAACAAACTTATCGATGACCTTTCATTCCAATTGGCTGATTTGAGTTCCTTGGAATATGGCTTCAACGCGCTCAATGACGAATTTTGGACAgatgttttctttggcgcCATGTAACAGTATAGACGAAAAAGAGCCATATCAGAAAATAGAAATTATTAATATCTAATTGACCATAGGTCCTAGAAACCGTTCAACACTTGCCAGGAAGTTGCGATTGCGTATCTTCCGAAACCCTTGCCCTCGCTTTTCGCTGTCGCTTTCAGCAAAATCCACGGGTGAGAACCAGTTATGTACAACCGTTTTCACATAGATCTCACTATAGAGGTACCGCAGGACATGTGAAAGGTCCTCTTGCTTGAGGTCGCTCAGCAAGACAAACCAGAGACCAGAAGCTGTACACAATATATGCGCTCGGTATTTCCCAGTTGATATGGTTCTAATTTCATTATGCGACCCTTCGCCTGACAATTTCTGTGATATGGATCGCAGTGAGAATACCATACCGTAGAGAAGCTTAGCGGTGTCCTCATTTAGCTTTGAATTTGTGGTACCGCTCGATTGATTTGATTTTAGGGTCCATTCTCGATCGAATATGCAATTACCTACTTTGAAGTTAGGATGTGGGTGAATTCACCTGGGCAGCATCACTTGCCATACATACAGTGACGATCGAAGATCCAGAAGGAGTATATGGCCATTGCGGTCTGCGGCGTGACCAAAAACTACGCTGCGATGCTAGCTTTTTGGCACTGGAAAGTCAACTTGTTTGAAACTACATCATACGTACGTAATGATAACAAGATTCTACTACCGTgaatcaaaagctcaaaagatCAACTTCTTGCGCGTTTGTTGTTGCGGTGGAGGGCGCGGCTTGGGTCATTTCGCCGAATCCATCATCGtcctcatcgtcttctccttctttttctgcgtAACTTGCGGTAGTAGTGTTGTCGTTCGACGCAGGGGtcgaagcttttggcgTGTTGGATGCTACCTTAGTCTTGATATTGTCATTGCTGTGAACCTTGGCACTAGTAAAAAGTCCCGCAAATGGGTCtggcttcttttgagccaCATTCACAtgaggagcaggagctggTGTGCTGGTTTGGGGAACAGGCATCGAAGGGCTGGCGCCCATGGCTGCCGGCTGCGTCGGTATCCCAGAGTATAAATCGGCCAACGTAGACGCGGTGGTCTTGAGGGCTGCCTGGGCAACCGGAGCTGAACTTTGAAAGTCCGTGAagtcatcatcatcatcatcatcgcGGTCACCCCCGTTGTCTTGTGGTTTGCTGGTTTCGAGGCCACTAACTGCGGGAGATAGGTCTTTGAAGGCTGCTCTTGCGTTGCTGTCGTGCCCGTTTTGCACCGAGTTGCCGTTCTGGtagtcttcttcctcgctATCGTAGTCAGCACTCACAGATATTCCGTTATTCGTGGATCTGCCAAAGCCTGCAGTCCTATTGACGGCAGAGGCAGGCAGGTAGGACGAAGGAGCACCTCCCGCCACACCCTTATATTTCTTAGCCGTTTCTCTTGCCTTCCTGCGCTCGGTGCGAATCTTTCCGTCGTCGTCAAGTAGCAAAACCAACTCATGGGCGCGGTTTCTGACGTTGATGCCTTGGTCTCTGCCCTGGGAATCAATGTAGTGAAAGGACTCCAACATCTTGATGAGAGACAAGTTGGCCCTAGTATCATCTATGAAACGCTCCGCTCCGTGCCTGATCAAGTAGTCGAGTAGCTGCAAGGCTTTGTAGATCTGTCTCCATTCACTGGCCGTTTTTTCGGTGAACCTGCGGAATATCATGCCAAGGATCTCCTCGCGCTCTCTATAGTTGTAGGTGCCTTGGGAAATCTGCTCCATGAGGGTCGAGGAGGCCCCCCAAGGCTCGTTGTTGGTGGCCTCTCTCACCTTGGCCTCCATTTCGGTGTAGTTGAACACCATGTTTTGGGCCTTGCGGAAGTACTTTTTCGCATCGTAGAGCGTCAGGTTACTCAGACCGTTTTCCAAACTCATCGTGCGTGGCCCGCTGATTACACTGGGAACGATTTCGAAGCCGCTGTGTGCCGGAATACGCGTTGCTTGGCTGAAGCATTGTCCCAGGTCCGAGTTAATATTTCTTCCATGGCTTTCCCTATACAGGTATCGCTGCGAAAGACGAATTTACACGTGACTAACTACTTACAGGTGGGCTGGGACCGGGGGCAGGGGACTGGGGCTCTAGAGCTCACCGGCCTCCTCCACGACGACCTTGGCGCGGGGCTTGCCGGACATGGTGCCGTAGGACTCGATGGTCTTGACCACGTCCATACCCTTGGAGACCTCGCCGAAGACGACGTGCTTGCCGTCGAGCCATGGGCATGGGACGGTggtgatgaagaactgGGAGCCATTCGTGTTGGGCCCGGCGTTCGCCATGGAGAGCAGACCGGCCTTTTCGTGCTTCTTTACAAAGTTCTCGTCCTGGAACTTGTGGCCGTAGATGGAACGGCCGCCGTAGCCGTTGGTCAGATCGGTGTCACCACCCTGGAGCATGAAGTTGGGGATGATACGGTGGAAGGGAACACCCTTGTAGCCGAAGCCCTTCTCACCGGTGCACAGGGCCTTGAAGTTGGCTGCGGTCTTGGGGACGATGTCGTCGTAGAGCTCGAACTCGATTCTTGGCTGTTTGGTGCCGTTGATGGAGGTGTCAAAGAAGACCTTGGAGCCGAGCTTGGCGGCGGTGCTGGAAAACATACGCGACTGGCGGACGGTGGAGAGCATGGTAGGTGTGCGTGGGGCGTGGGGCGTGGGGCGGAGAGCGGTGGATGGACGACCAACTTTTCATAAGAGTGGGCGTGGGCACGTGTGCGGTCATGTGATAGCGAGATGTGATCATGTGACTATACTATTCGTATCACTATTAACGCAGCGTGGATGATTCAGTCACGTGCAGAAAGTGGATGACTCTCCCATGATTCTCGCATATCTTCTACAAGCCCCGCCTGCCCCTCACGTCCCAATTGAGTCATGCAGTTCTGCCACAGGCTCGGGGCCTTCCAAGCACCGCGGCTACCCACACACGTCACAACGTTGGACCCTGTGCGCCGCACCACCTGTCCTGCGGCGTGTTCTGCGCTCGAACCGCGGTTGTATGCCCAGCAAACCAAAACAATCCGTTAGTGTAGGACCCTTCATGAGCAACGTTGGACGTGCGGCGCTGAATGCTCTTGCAGCACCAAGCGTGGTGCCAGTGCTACAAATAGCGGGCGATCTGGCCATTCTGCTGGCTGGCCCTCGCCCGGTGTTGAGTACCTCACCAAAAACTCTACTATGTCCACTTTACAGCAGCAAAACGAACACACGGCTCCCATCGCTAGCCCCGTCGCTTGGTACTCGTCCAGCGTGTTCTTAGTGGCGGTCCGCGTCGCGCAGTTTGCCTCGACCATCACGGCGCTGGGCCTGCTGGCGTATCTGCTGAACGGCAGCGGGAGCGGCGGCTTCGAGCTCGCGGTCCCGGCCATCTCCCTCACCTACTTGGTGGTTGTTGCCTCTGCCACGCTGCCGCTGAACCTGTTCGCGGCGGCTGCGGTTGCCGTCTTCGAAGTCGCGATCTTCGCACTGTGGATCGCCGCGAGCGGGAGGGTCGGCGTGGCGTACGGCCAGTACAACTGCGCAGCAGTTTCGTCCTGGGACGATTACGAATTTTACTACGACTTCGACTTTGACTACGACTACGACCTGGGCACGGCGTGCAGAGCGGGCCAAGCGGCGATCGCGTTCGCGGCGTTCTCGGCGCTCCTGTCGGCATGCGCGCTGTGTTTACTATGCGTGAATGTCCTGATTCCCCTGAACACCGGCTTCGTGGGCGGGGTGCGGCCCGAGGGCGCGGGTGCGCGTCTGCGCCGCTTTACAGCGCTGGCGATCGCGCGCGCGGAGACCGCGGGGGACGTGGAGGCACGCGCGTCGCACGTGATCGAGGCGCCTGTCCCCGTGACCAGCGGCGCGCCTCACGTGACCGAAACACCTGCACCCGTCGCCAGCGACAGCGTtccgcacgtgaccagGGGGAACAATCCTCACGTGACCGAAACCCCTGACCCCGTGGCCGCGCCCGAGCCTTCTGTCGGCGCCTAGAAACGCCCGCGCTTAGATAGTCCAATTCCctcacacacacacacatcCTCTCTCTCCCTCCCCCAGAGGCCCCCGCGAGCCCTCGCCTTCCCACCGATAGCCCGCGCCGCGCCCCCGCGCCTCTGGCTCCAAAGAAACCGCCGCGCGTCCCGCCCAGCCGCGCCCACCGCAATCCCTATGTACTCTATAGTCCGAGCGAGACCCCGAAATAGTCCACGCAGCCCTCCGGCGCAAGCGCCCAAATTCGCACGCCGCCACCGCCAAAGCCACCGCCGAAGCCACCGCGCTAGgcgccgcgcagcgcctAGCGCGGCAGCGCTGCAGCCCGCTGCTGCGACGGACTCGGCGTCGTTTgcgagcgcggcgcgcgcggcacgtgaccgctCGTAAACCCCACGGGCGTTGGTCATCGCCAGAAGGTTTATAATGGCGCCGGCAGCAGCCCGGTTTTGAGGTGCCCGCGGCGGCCTCCCCGCGCGGCGTGAATATATGGCAAAATGCGCAAGGTAGCTGTGATCGTGTGTGTGACGTCGCTGTGCGTAACGCTGTTTCTGGGCGCGCTCGACATCGTGATCTGCATCACGCTCTATGACACGATCGGACAGGAGTTCAACGACTACGCCAACGTCGGGTGGCTCATGGCCGGGTACAACCTGCCCAACGCGCTGTTCATGCTGCTGTGGGGCCGGATCGCGTCGCTGGTGGGGCTCAAGTGCAGCCTGATGGCGTCGATCGTGATCTTCGAGGCCGGGTCGCTCATGGCGGGCGCGGCAAACTCTATGGGCATGCTCATCGGGGCGCGCGTGATCTCCGGGTTCGGCGGCAGCGGGATCGAGTCGCTGGTGTACGGAGTAGGGACCAGCATCGTGGAGGAAAAGCACCGGGCGCGTGTGATTACGGTGCTCGGGATCGCGTACATGCTGGCGGAGGGCGCGGGCCCGTTTGTGGGCGGCGGGCTGGCCGAGCACGTGAGCTGGCGCTGGTGCTTCTACGTCAACCTGCCGATCGGCGGCGTGGCGCTGGCCGCGCTCGGGTGGGGATACAACCCCGCCGGGCGCGCGCCGGggcgcgcgctggcgcggTTCTGggtgcgcgcgcgcgcgttCCCCTACGGCACGCTGCTGCAGGCGCAGTTCTGgcgccgcgccgcggcgCTGATGGTGTTCCGCCTCGACATCCCCGGGCTGGCGCTGTCGTCGGGCGGGTTCGCGCTCGTGATGCTGGCGCTGACGTTCGGCGGCAACCAGTACGCGTGGCGGTCCGCGACCATTGTGTGCATGTTCGTGTTCGGGgccgcgctgctggcgctgtTCATGTTGTACGACTTCGTGGTGCTACCGCGCGTGGGCGCGCGGATCGCCGGGTACGagccgctgccgctggtgCCCTGGCGGCTAGCGGCCAACGTGCCCGTGCTGACGAGCTCGCTGTGCGGGTTCTTCAACTGCTTCGCGTTCGAGCTGCAGTCCATCTACCTGGTACAGTACTACCAGCTGGTGGTCAACAAGGGCCCGACGCTGGCCAGCGTGCACCTGTGGCAGATGTCGCTGCCGGCGCTGGTGTCGGTGATTGCCAGCGCCGTAGTAAACGAGCGGTTCGGCGTGGTCAAGCCGCTCGTGCTGGCGGGCGTGGTGATGGGGTTTGTGGGCTCGGGCCTGCTGACGCTCGTGCGCAGCGACACCACGCTGGGCCAGTCCATCGGGTTCAGCGTGCTGGCCGGCGCGTCGTTCGGGTGCGTGTACCAGCTCAGCCTGATCAGCGCGCAGCTGCAGGTCGAGCGCGACGACCCGGACTTCCACGCGCGCTTCATCGAGGTCACCTCCTACAACACGTTTATCAAGACGCTGGGCTTCTCGTTCGCGGGCATCGTCAGCACCACGGTGTTCACCGTATCGCTCAAGAACCTGGCCTCGTCACACAGCGCCTCGGTCCCGAGCTTCTCGACCGTCGAGGACCTGATCCGCTACCGGAGCGAGAACTTCGACGGCCGCAACTCCCTGCTCGGGAGGCTGCTGGCCAAGTCCGTGCGCAACGTGTTCTACTGCGCGCTGGTGTGCAGCGCGCTGTCCTTCCTGTTTGGCCTTTTCACGTCCAAGAAACGCACTGACATTACCAAGGGCGCGGAGTCCACGGAGCTCGCGGAGCTCTGCGAGCTCGCGGAGCCCGCGGAGGAGAAACCGGTGTCCAAGACCCCGACCTCGACGCTGTGCTGAGCCCGTTCGCGACGCCTCGGGGCCGCCAATAGTGGCCGCAAATACTTGTACGTAGCCTACGATCTTCCTCGGCAAACCCTACGCGCGTGATCGCTGTGCGCTGTTTGGCGGCCCCGCGCGGCGCTGCAGTCGGCGCGCCAGACGACAGCGGCCTGCACAGGCCTCTACAGACTACGCTACGCCGGCCGGGTTCCTTGTGTGCCGTTCGCGCGGTTCGAAGCGCCCGGCACAAATCCCTGCGCTCTTTCTGGCCATTGTCAGCTTGGATTGTGCCCAGAAATTATCTACGAGGCTACCGCCGCGCGGGAAAAAGCATTGGTTAGAACTATTGGCGACACAACACTGTCACCAAACGAGagaacaaggaaaaaaacaagcttgaCTACGGAGAGAAAGACTAGGTAGCGCTGTCAACGAACCGCAGAACGAAAGCTGTACGTCCCGAGATGGGGCGCTCGTCTGGCAGTGTTTAGCGAAAAAAGCCACTTTCCTCGGGCCACCCGAAGTTCAGGACAGGTACGACTGTGGTAGCAATTAGGCCGGGCGTCGCCTAGAGGCCGCCAGCAGCCAGGTAAGTACCACGATGgtgcagcttcttccacCGCAAACGCTGTTCTCTACTTCTAAAAATGACCGCTTCTTGCTTGAGCAGTCGTTTTCGCTGCCATATACGCACCCAGGGATAATCCATTCCCCGAGCTCCTACTGCAGCGTGGCCTTCAGCCGCGAAACCCCAAGATGCAGAGACCGTGGCTCAAGGCACCGGCAGGTGCGCTTGGGCACGCTTGCAGAGATGGCTCTTATCTAtgtttttttctcttcGGTAATCGCACATGACAGGTGCATAAATTGGTTGTTCCATGCAGCGTAATATACTTCTCGTCTTGCGTTCCCGAAATTCGCCAGCGTTCGAGAGGAGAACAAAACGCAAATCATGACCTCCAGGACCACAAATACGAAGATCTTATTTTACATTCTCGCGCCGCACGCCTGGCTGGCACTCCGGCAGCCCAAAACTGCTCTTTTGGCACACTCTCGCAATCGCCTGTGGCGCGCGTTCGGGGGCTTTGCGCTTCAACGTCAACAGGGCCGGAGTGGTTGGCACAAGGATCTGGGTCGCGATCCTTCTACCCAAGCATGCGGCTTCCGCTCGAGCCCACGGTAGGATCTTGTGTCTTCTCGAAATTTGCGATTATGTAATTACAAAGTGTCCGTgcgatcacgtgatatggTCTGTCTTGCGCCTACAAGTCGCCCAAGCACCCGCCTGGCACAATAGCCGAGCTGTACACATCGGCCAGGTAGTACAGGTAGCTGTCGACGTTCCGGACTGCAAACGAAGAGTTCTTGCTGGCCATGCTCAGGATCTCGTCAACCTCTTCCGTGTGCTCGCCAATGTACCCGTCGAGGTTCACAGTTGGCACGTGGAAGTAGCGGTGCACCATGTCGATGCCCATGTACTTAGAAGGTGCGACCTCGGCCAGAGTCCCGTTCGAGCAGATCTCGGACACTGGTTTCTTAGCAGTGTAAAAGTAGTCACATATCACGGTCTCCTGCGTTGCGTTGAGGCGGTGGTGGCCAGCGTAGTATGAGGGATTCGCTGCGCACAACCCGTCCACATCGTCACAGCGGAAAAGCACATCTTTCTTGGGCACCTCGGCAAGTGCCTCTATGGTACCGAGCACCGTGTACAGGCTGCCATCGCCGAACCACCTTTGGTAAATCCGGTCGTTGGTGCCGTACGCCAGCAGTCTGCTTCTGGCGAACGAAGTCACGTTCCACGTCTCTTCGAACGCAGACTTTAGGGTCTCGAGGTGCGTCCCATTGCATGTTTTGTATAACTCAGGCAGTACAGGGTCGTCCCAAGCAGTGGCTGCAACCGTAGGATTATTTGGTGTTTGTCCTGACTTCTCGTTAAACTTTCTGTCAGCCAGGATTCCGAAGACCATCGAGATTACCAAAATGGCCACCACTATAAATGTTGCAGAGAGTGCGATGCCATGGCGCGCGCGGTAAGCAGTTGGCTTCATCTCGGTTGATGTTGTCTCCTACTGAACCCTTCAAGCAATCAGGTCGGCGGTCTGCTTCCCATTTATATTCGTTTCCGATGCCTGCCGCGGTAACCACTAAGGTGGCATTGTGCCGCCTAGAAGAAAAAGTTAGTGCTGGACCCTGAAGATACAGGGTCCTGATTTTAGGACCCTGATGGTTATAAGAAAGTGCCGCTGCCTGAAGACGAAGCCGCAGCAACTCGAAGGACGATTTCAAGTAACTTCACCCGACGAATGCTTAAGTTCTCGCACATATAATCGAAAATTTTAGATCTTGTTAATCATACGATGTCTAATAGCATATAATTTTACATATTCTAAGATCTGATTTGCCCTTATTATACATAGGCGGGCGGGGTGGGTATCGATTGCAGTAACATGCAGGTTGTTTGCAGCTCTAACGATAAAGCTCAGCAGAAGGTTCGTTCAAATTAGCGCCAAGGGTAAGGCGAAAAGGAAGCCTAAACCTATTCTGCTAGCGGCGCCTTCGTAGACAGAGACCGAGGAGCTAGGTCTCGATGGACTTGTTGTGGAGGCAGAGGCAGAGAGCTGCGAGGATGGAGCGACAGTAGTGGTTTGACCAGAGTGCCAGCCCAaagcgctggagctggcTCCCATTGCTGCCTTAGTAGCGGTGTCAGATTCGGTGCCCGAAACGCTGGTTTTGTTGCTATGGTTTTCAGCCGCAGAAGGCGCAGACTCAATCTGTTCGGTAGAAGTCGTTCCTGAGTTTACCGCTACAGGAGTATTGCGACCGAAAGAGGCTGAAGAAGTAGTTGTAGTAGCTTGTGTAGCGCTATTCATTGCATTTGGAACTGAGCTAGATGCCTCAGGAGAAACGTTTATTTGTTCAATGCTCGCGGGACTTGAAGATTCGGCAGCTGAGGGCTTGAGGATTTGGGAGCTCGAGCTTGCAGTGACACTGTTTGTCGCTGGTCCAGAGCCAGTGGCAGGACCAGTGGCAGGACCAGTGGCAGGACCAGTGGCAGGACCAGTGGCAGGGCCGGTTGTCACGTGCTCAGGTCCGGTGGCGGTACCAGTTTGGCTAACGGAAGCAG
This is a stretch of genomic DNA from Lachancea thermotolerans CBS 6340 chromosome D complete sequence. It encodes these proteins:
- the WAR1 gene encoding War1p (similar to uniprot|Q03631 Saccharomyces cerevisiae YML076C WAR1 zinc finger transcription factor), producing MSGYDIAQVTHKGEDRGGASSEAGGETGSEAGSEEASRNGSAGGSGSGSGSGSGSGSSSSVVVSRRGSGATGELSRAVIVGIPLGDPRLTQPTALEAAPTGAGKPKRNTFACTNCHSQKSKCVPSDVSDIYRKPCVRCHKRRKLCKFDLSRRTRRRRRESDTSVEAQGSRDSPQYLAPTADRPVAEPEAAHSALPLPPLSMARVAAPAPKAPTQTEAAAQGESESKRRHFRSSLQRELQLLLASQRENLNAVTDRLTQLSDKWNDVIENSVGVPLALDPVTLGIITREQAQLRLDLYRSDISNKFRLPFVKIPADLELDEFREKEPILFVTVMATVSLMLKRDQSNDDQNMKLDNFALGLISHHMMRLGDKSFELLKSLLTLCLWYNFPEWSNRTRFHFFNYICCCLIRDLIPVKRPRLFSMMNNKALPAEDESATIEQFLFQNESFARLVILVYVSALNINIFLRQPVQNRWGSLQDTASRIILLFESGPRSLYQREEDEILLTFAKLNRILETVHIKLHEAEDEHLYCQEGPIPSAQLNLIAKLQVDLQIVYNEIPSGRARALAFFHSVEAYLHEWLFSRFMARFPDHSVIRDLPSEVSESFNKFAQSCISAMHEFLKLTPELIASLPLFHISRVVYTVGMLLLRVRYTTMTVPAFNFLKQSTQSAVPLVKQISHLLNDSAALFPYNNFLSKLRYVVALFVQIYANKLKAFFEDPKTYPENACRVPVTSILTPTPPQNSVPMLLNPVSPPGSRSPVSGTPAPEARQPGSEVSNKLIDDLSFQLADLSSLEYGFNALNDEFWTDVFFGAM
- the BET5 gene encoding TRAPP subunit BET5 (similar to uniprot|Q03630 Saccharomyces cerevisiae YML077W BET5 Component of the TRAPP (transport protein particle) complex which plays an essential role in the vesicular transport from endoplasmic reticulum to Golgi), which encodes MAIYSFWIFDRHLGNCIFDREWTLKSNQSSGTTNSKLNEDTAKLLYGMVFSLRSISQKLSGEGSHNEIRTISTGKYRAHILCTASGLWFVLLSDLKQEDLSHVLRYLYSEIYVKTVVHNWFSPVDFAESDSEKRGQGFRKIRNRNFLASVERFLGPMVN
- the ENT3 gene encoding Ent3p (similar to uniprot|P47160 Saccharomyces cerevisiae YJR125C ENT3 Protein containing an N-terminal epsin-like domain involved in clathrin recruitment and traffic between the Golgi and endosomes associates with the clathrin adaptor Gga2p); its protein translation is MSLENGLSNLTLYDAKKYFRKAQNMVFNYTEMEAKVREATNNEPWGASSTLMEQISQGTYNYREREEILGMIFRRFTEKTASEWRQIYKALQLLDYLIRHGAERFIDDTRANLSLIKMLESFHYIDSQGRDQGINVRNRAHELVLLLDDDGKIRTERRKARETAKKYKGVAGGAPSSYLPASAVNRTAGFGRSTNNGISVSADYDSEEEDYQNGNSVQNGHDSNARAAFKDLSPAVSGLETSKPQDNGGDRDDDDDDDFTDFQSSAPVAQAALKTTASTLADLYSGIPTQPAAMGASPSMPVPQTSTPAPAPHVNVAQKKPDPFAGLFTSAKVHSNDNIKTKVASNTPKASTPASNDNTTTASYAEKEGEDDEDDDGFGEMTQAAPSTATTNAQEVDLLSF
- the CPR3 gene encoding peptidylprolyl isomerase CPR3 (highly similar to uniprot|P25719 Saccharomyces cerevisiae YML078W CPR3 Mitochondrial peptidyl-prolyl cis-trans isomerase (cyclophilin) catalyzes the cis-trans isomerization of peptide bonds N-terminal to proline residues involved in protein refolding after import into mitochondria) — protein: MLSTVRQSRMFSSTAAKLGSKVFFDTSINGTKQPRIEFELYDDIVPKTAANFKALCTGEKGFGYKGVPFHRIIPNFMLQGGDTDLTNGYGGRSIYGHKFQDENFVKKHEKAGLLSMANAGPNTNGSQFFITTVPCPWLDGKHVVFGEVSKGMDVVKTIESYGTMSGKPRAKVVVEEAGEL
- a CDS encoding KLTH0D16940p (conserved hypothetical protein), which translates into the protein MSTLQQQNEHTAPIASPVAWYSSSVFLVAVRVAQFASTITALGLLAYLLNGSGSGGFELAVPAISLTYLVVVASATLPLNLFAAAAVAVFEVAIFALWIAASGRVGVAYGQYNCAAVSSWDDYEFYYDFDFDYDYDLGTACRAGQAAIAFAAFSALLSACALCLLCVNVLIPLNTGFVGGVRPEGAGARLRRFTALAIARAETAGDVEARASHVIEAPVPVTSGAPHVTETPAPVASDSVPHVTRGNNPHVTETPDPVAAPEPSVGA
- a CDS encoding MDR family MFS transporter (similar to uniprot|P33335 Saccharomyces cerevisiae YPR198W SGE1 Member of drug-resistance protein family multicopy suppressor of gal11 null mutation), yielding MRKVAVIVCVTSLCVTLFLGALDIVICITLYDTIGQEFNDYANVGWLMAGYNLPNALFMLLWGRIASLVGLKCSLMASIVIFEAGSLMAGAANSMGMLIGARVISGFGGSGIESLVYGVGTSIVEEKHRARVITVLGIAYMLAEGAGPFVGGGLAEHVSWRWCFYVNLPIGGVALAALGWGYNPAGRAPGRALARFWVRARAFPYGTLLQAQFWRRAAALMVFRLDIPGLALSSGGFALVMLALTFGGNQYAWRSATIVCMFVFGAALLALFMLYDFVVLPRVGARIAGYEPLPLVPWRLAANVPVLTSSLCGFFNCFAFELQSIYLVQYYQLVVNKGPTLASVHLWQMSLPALVSVIASAVVNERFGVVKPLVLAGVVMGFVGSGLLTLVRSDTTLGQSIGFSVLAGASFGCVYQLSLISAQLQVERDDPDFHARFIEVTSYNTFIKTLGFSFAGIVSTTVFTVSLKNLASSHSASVPSFSTVEDLIRYRSENFDGRNSLLGRLLAKSVRNVFYCALVCSALSFLFGLFTSKKRTDITKGAESTELAELCELAEPAEEKPVSKTPTSTLC
- a CDS encoding KLTH0D16984p (similar to uniprot|Q12512 Saccharomyces cerevisiae YOL154W ZPS1 Putative GPI-anchored protein transcription is induced under low-zinc conditions as mediated by the Zap1p transcription factor and at alkaline pH); the protein is MKPTAYRARHGIALSATFIVVAILVISMVFGILADRKFNEKSGQTPNNPTVAATAWDDPVLPELYKTCNGTHLETLKSAFEETWNVTSFARSRLLAYGTNDRIYQRWFGDGSLYTVLGTIEALAEVPKKDVLFRCDDVDGLCAANPSYYAGHHRLNATQETVICDYFYTAKKPVSEICSNGTLAEVAPSKYMGIDMVHRYFHVPTVNLDGYIGEHTEEVDEILSMASKNSSFAVRNVDSYLYYLADVYSSAIVPGGCLGDL